A segment of the Streptomyces sp. NBC_00376 genome:
GTCTCCTCGGAGTCGTCGTCACGCTGGTACAGCTCGCCGCCGCAGACGTCGCAGACGCCCTCGGCCTTCGGCGGGTTGTACGTCGCGTGGAAGACGTGCGAGCCGTCGTTCCGGCAGATACGGCGGCCGGCGATGCGCTTGACCACCTCGTCCTCGGGGACTTCGAGGTCCAGGACCGCGTCGAGCTTGGTGCCCTCGTCCTTGAGCATGGCGTCAAGAGCCTCGGCCTGACCCACGTTGCGCGGGAAGCCGTCCAGCAGGAAGCCGTTCTCGGCGTCCGGCTGGGACATGCGGTCCTTGGCCATCCCGATGGTGACCTCGTCCGGG
Coding sequences within it:
- a CDS encoding adenylate kinase, encoding MRIVLVGPPGAGKGTQAAYLAKNLSIPQISTGDLFRANISQGTDLGKQARSFMDAGKLVPDEVTIGMAKDRMSQPDAENGFLLDGFPRNVGQAEALDAMLKDEGTKLDAVLDLEVPEDEVVKRIAGRRICRNDGSHVFHATYNPPKAEGVCDVCGGELYQRDDDSEETVRTRLEVYHTQTEPIIDYYRAQNLVVTISALGKVTDVTERAMEALKSDKG